Proteins encoded by one window of Candidatus Nitrosocosmicus hydrocola:
- the hsp20 gene encoding archaeal heat shock protein Hsp20: protein MSSRDIFRFDWSRNFITRSMGGTRRSLFARDFFGFDDIENEMTRVLDLYNNIQSDIPKELVKEYKTEDGDIVKEVGPIVYGYSMKIGPDGKPRVREFGNLRTLPSKNHNGEDNFRIGPKISSEREPLADVNSTDKEVKVILEIPGVKKEDIKINANETLVEINANDSQRKYHKTIQLPHDIDINTAKSTYNNGILEVTFAKSKDQGVKGREIKID, encoded by the coding sequence ATGAGTAGTAGAGATATATTTCGATTTGATTGGTCACGAAACTTCATAACAAGGTCAATGGGTGGTACCAGGAGAAGTTTATTTGCGAGAGATTTTTTTGGATTTGATGATATAGAAAATGAGATGACTAGAGTACTAGATCTATATAACAACATTCAGTCAGATATACCAAAGGAATTAGTCAAGGAATACAAGACAGAAGATGGTGACATTGTTAAGGAAGTTGGTCCAATTGTCTATGGATACTCGATGAAGATTGGACCGGATGGTAAACCTCGAGTTAGAGAGTTTGGGAATTTACGAACATTGCCAAGTAAGAATCACAATGGAGAAGATAATTTCAGGATTGGTCCCAAAATATCAAGTGAGAGGGAACCATTAGCCGATGTAAATTCAACAGATAAAGAGGTAAAGGTCATACTTGAGATCCCTGGGGTCAAAAAAGAGGATATTAAAATAAACGCAAATGAGACACTCGTAGAAATTAATGCCAATGATTCTCAAAGAAAATATCACAAGACGATACAACTTCCTCATGATATCGACATTAATACCGCAAAATCCACTTACAACAATGGTATATTAGAAGTAACTTTTGCAAAGAGTAAGGACCAGGGGGTAAAAGGTAGAGAGATTAAGATAGACTAA
- a CDS encoding cation:proton antiporter — MAIEITQILQDFATIMIIAAIMTIISYKLKQPLILGYIGAGIIIGPHTPPFSFISNIEVLNLFAEMGIILLLFTVGMEFPIRNLKKIGKKATVITVAEQIGTLIAGFFVGQALGFSFFDSLFLAVALSVSSTVVILKVLEELKILRDEASNLTLGILIIEDIIILSIFALLHSTSVTGNISIVEIVIPIGISVVFIAGVLIIGSRTIPKLVDFVARTNQSDVLVVAVLGLAFGFAYLSNLLGISVAVGAFFAGVLIAESKSHAVTSILTTPIRDMFVALFFVSVGALMDITLIPVFIIPALLLVGVTSIVKFAIVYLTSRYEGFSKLTAMQTGIGLSSSRGGEMSLIVAKGGIDIGVVSGFILPIVGTITLISTFLAPYLIRLGLKLGQRSENQNPESTKQESESESEKNEDKSPNDS; from the coding sequence GTGGCTATAGAAATAACCCAAATTTTACAAGATTTTGCGACTATTATGATAATCGCAGCTATTATGACAATTATTTCGTACAAATTAAAGCAGCCACTTATTCTTGGGTATATCGGGGCAGGTATCATAATAGGTCCACATACCCCCCCTTTTAGTTTCATTAGTAACATAGAGGTATTAAATTTGTTTGCTGAGATGGGAATAATTTTACTTTTGTTTACAGTTGGAATGGAATTTCCCATCAGAAATTTAAAAAAGATCGGTAAAAAAGCTACTGTTATTACGGTCGCAGAACAAATTGGTACTTTGATTGCAGGATTTTTTGTGGGTCAAGCATTAGGATTCTCATTTTTTGATAGCCTCTTTCTAGCAGTAGCCCTTTCAGTCTCAAGTACCGTTGTTATCTTGAAGGTTTTAGAGGAATTAAAAATCCTCAGAGATGAGGCTTCAAATTTAACTCTTGGAATACTAATAATTGAAGACATAATAATACTGTCCATTTTTGCACTATTACACTCAACTAGTGTTACTGGAAATATTTCAATAGTAGAGATTGTTATTCCAATTGGTATTTCTGTAGTTTTTATAGCAGGAGTATTAATAATCGGATCCAGAACGATCCCTAAACTTGTCGACTTTGTAGCTAGGACGAACCAAAGTGATGTTTTGGTAGTAGCGGTTCTTGGATTGGCCTTTGGATTTGCTTATCTTTCTAATTTGCTTGGCATTTCCGTAGCAGTAGGAGCCTTCTTTGCAGGTGTATTAATAGCAGAATCAAAATCTCATGCAGTTACCAGTATTTTGACAACTCCCATAAGAGATATGTTTGTCGCGTTGTTTTTCGTTTCAGTTGGTGCACTGATGGACATTACACTCATACCCGTTTTTATTATTCCAGCTCTCTTACTGGTAGGAGTGACTTCGATTGTGAAATTTGCAATAGTTTATTTAACCTCGAGATATGAAGGATTCAGTAAACTTACTGCTATGCAGACGGGAATTGGTCTCTCGTCTTCTCGTGGAGGAGAAATGTCATTAATTGTAGCAAAAGGTGGTATTGATATAGGAGTTGTCAGTGGTTTCATATTACCCATAGTAGGAACTATTACATTAATTTCAACATTTTTGGCTCCATATTTGATAAGGCTGGGATTGAAATTGGGACAGAGATCAGAAAATCAGAATCCCGAATCAACCAAACAGGAAAGTGAAAGTGAAAGTGAAAAAAATGAAGACAAAAGTCCAAATGATAGCTAA
- a CDS encoding GAF domain-containing protein → MIDEIEKIILSNLGKNARMSSIEITRILHDLDYKITERAVRYRIKKLENEGIILGYSTILNPAYSNDKVHKLILIKFKIIKNTTGLVDRLMKHLNESSFCVYACKIQGEFDFICHIVMDSTDQFDLEIDNFIYQFSDLISDFRTFDSRLFKFNPNLSFDDHDLVNRKLTIHKILNSLNKEENIAKKLDLIVESVVKYFDAAFARIWILDENQKYLILKCSAGIYTNCHGEFSKVSMYAGKIGHVLRTKKPAISNDLSNDPRIKYPEWARKANLKSFAGFPLIFQNRSIGVLAMFSEKKLKPADFELIEIFCNDVSRQLSLFLEGQRFLFDKEQ, encoded by the coding sequence ATGATTGATGAAATCGAAAAAATTATTCTCAGTAATTTAGGAAAAAACGCTCGAATGTCATCGATTGAAATTACGAGAATCCTCCATGATCTCGATTATAAGATTACTGAACGAGCAGTTCGATATAGAATAAAGAAATTAGAGAACGAGGGGATAATTCTAGGTTATTCAACTATCCTGAATCCTGCATATTCAAACGATAAAGTTCACAAATTGATCTTGATCAAATTCAAAATCATAAAAAATACAACCGGTTTGGTCGATAGATTGATGAAACATTTGAATGAATCATCATTTTGTGTTTATGCATGTAAAATTCAGGGGGAATTTGATTTTATCTGCCATATAGTCATGGACTCTACGGATCAGTTTGATCTTGAAATAGATAATTTTATTTACCAATTTTCAGACCTGATTTCGGATTTTAGAACTTTTGATTCTCGCTTATTCAAGTTCAATCCAAATCTATCATTTGATGACCACGATCTCGTAAATAGAAAACTTACTATTCACAAGATCCTAAATTCATTAAATAAAGAGGAAAATATTGCTAAAAAGCTTGATTTGATAGTCGAAAGCGTCGTAAAGTATTTTGATGCCGCATTTGCAAGAATATGGATTCTTGATGAGAATCAAAAATATTTGATACTTAAATGTAGTGCTGGGATTTACACAAATTGCCATGGAGAATTTTCAAAAGTCTCAATGTATGCAGGAAAAATTGGTCATGTTCTAAGAACCAAAAAGCCTGCCATTTCAAATGATTTATCTAACGATCCACGGATCAAGTATCCAGAATGGGCAAGAAAGGCAAATTTAAAATCATTCGCTGGTTTCCCTCTAATTTTTCAAAACAGGTCTATAGGTGTTTTGGCAATGTTTAGTGAAAAGAAATTAAAACCGGCGGATTTTGAACTTATTGAAATTTTTTGTAATGACGTTTCTAGGCAACTATCTTTGTTCCTAGAAGGTCAAAGATTTTTATTTGACAAGGAACAGTAA
- a CDS encoding pyridoxamine 5'-phosphate oxidase family protein, with translation MKIINAASDYVIPLKVKKMNTCLSNAILDMHLGTVDERSNPNLPPTWDNHDTEPDEIQFEYGKNSQKVKNLKNNRITYNCIYDPALSYQGVKYKSARRSCEIISEDVHITEKNLIKFLSLNKWVSEKINPNVQTDNGIILRISQSYLLLSMGI, from the coding sequence ATGAAGATCATCAATGCAGCCTCTGATTATGTAATTCCCCTAAAAGTAAAGAAAATGAATACATGTTTATCAAACGCCATATTGGATATGCATCTAGGAACAGTCGATGAAAGGAGCAATCCTAATCTACCACCTACATGGGACAATCATGATACAGAACCTGATGAAATCCAATTCGAATATGGAAAAAATTCTCAAAAAGTGAAAAATCTGAAAAACAATCGGATAACATATAATTGCATCTACGATCCTGCACTTTCATATCAGGGAGTCAAATACAAGTCTGCACGAAGGTCATGTGAGATCATCAGTGAAGATGTGCACATTACTGAAAAAAACTTAATCAAATTCTTAAGTCTCAACAAGTGGGTTTCTGAAAAGATAAATCCAAATGTTCAAACTGACAATGGCATTATTTTAAGGATCAGTCAATCCTATTTATTACTGAGCATGGGAATATAA
- a CDS encoding MFS transporter yields MSSKNSNKDAWIALTILSSLALITMYGETMLIPALPFLINDFDISYNTSSWILTSYLIAGAVMTPIVGKLSDIYGKKKILLVVIIIYTLGTLLGGSSNNIFMLVVSRIIQGIGLAMFPVAFAIIRDKFPENKLSIGQGIFTAVFSAGAVIGLVLGATIVEYFSWHMTFLSIVPLMITLLIIVYKRIHIIDEKLITKSQARIDVKGTIILVIVVSTFLIGLTYLPYTISDTTYPNLSLTIILFSVSIVFLPVFLTTQQRAHAPIVDLSLLKDRILLPTNILIMTIGISFFLIYQTLPILVQSPVPFGFGGGPVDTAAVQLPFMILSFIISVLSGFLVGKIGNLKPTLLGSIISTLGFILLFIYHPTQLIISLELAIIAIGLALAEIGAFNISLVSAPIRLSGTSLGITMLLFLIGMSIGPSISGIYMESLKSPENDLQESYPKPMAYDLIFLTAVVISIFSVILTILVTKRTLRKII; encoded by the coding sequence ATGTCTTCGAAGAATTCTAATAAAGATGCATGGATCGCTTTGACCATTCTTAGTTCTCTCGCTTTAATAACCATGTATGGAGAAACTATGTTAATACCGGCCCTCCCATTTCTCATAAACGATTTTGACATCTCCTATAACACATCCTCATGGATTCTAACTTCATATTTAATTGCAGGTGCAGTAATGACTCCTATAGTTGGTAAACTTTCAGATATTTATGGTAAGAAAAAAATATTGTTAGTTGTAATAATTATTTACACCCTTGGCACTTTACTAGGTGGCTCATCAAATAATATCTTCATGCTAGTTGTCTCGAGAATAATCCAAGGTATTGGACTTGCAATGTTTCCGGTGGCTTTTGCCATTATTAGAGACAAATTTCCGGAAAACAAGCTATCTATAGGACAAGGAATTTTCACGGCCGTTTTTTCAGCGGGTGCGGTTATCGGACTTGTATTAGGTGCAACGATAGTTGAATATTTTAGTTGGCATATGACATTTTTATCAATTGTTCCACTAATGATAACGTTATTGATAATAGTATATAAGCGGATTCATATTATTGATGAAAAACTAATCACTAAAAGCCAGGCGAGAATCGATGTAAAAGGTACTATAATTTTAGTAATTGTAGTTTCTACTTTTCTTATAGGTTTAACCTATTTACCATATACTATTTCTGATACTACTTACCCAAACTTATCCTTGACTATAATATTATTTTCAGTATCAATAGTGTTTCTACCCGTATTTTTGACTACGCAACAAAGAGCTCATGCTCCTATAGTTGACCTTAGTTTACTGAAGGATCGTATTTTGTTACCTACGAACATTCTTATCATGACTATAGGAATTTCGTTTTTTTTGATATATCAAACCTTGCCAATTCTAGTACAGAGCCCGGTTCCATTTGGTTTTGGAGGAGGGCCAGTTGATACTGCTGCTGTGCAATTACCTTTTATGATATTATCATTTATTATCTCAGTTCTATCGGGATTTTTAGTAGGTAAGATTGGTAACTTAAAACCAACTCTATTGGGAAGTATTATTTCAACATTGGGATTTATACTGCTTTTCATATACCATCCTACCCAATTAATAATCTCATTAGAACTTGCTATTATCGCAATTGGACTTGCATTAGCTGAGATTGGAGCATTCAATATTTCATTAGTTTCGGCGCCCATCCGTTTGAGTGGTACATCTTTAGGAATTACGATGTTACTCTTTCTTATAGGTATGTCGATAGGTCCTTCTATATCTGGCATTTATATGGAAAGCCTTAAATCTCCTGAAAATGACCTTCAAGAATCATATCCAAAACCAATGGCTTACGACTTAATATTTTTGACCGCAGTTGTAATATCTATATTTAGTGTTATTTTGACTATTTTGGTCACTAAAAGGACATTACGAAAGATAATCTAA
- a CDS encoding magnesium transporter CorA family protein, giving the protein MDFPRYINGLETIHNQKLLWVYLEKPTREKLEMISKKFPIHELNMEDCLSKNQLPKIDRYDDHVFVILQFPTTSKEQTSPSFSQLSFFVGKDYLISITQGDLHPLSSLFRKCKEGNDSIRNNLMGGSPGYLLHSILDTLVDNLLHMLVRIIGKLDDIEDEVFDDKVANARDLSILRREITTLRRIVLPLKRIMMEITSRDVKRFSEGVEEEDLIDYFDDINDHISKVLEALDESKETIEIYKDTDNMLNSEKTNKILSFLTILFTLSIPITVAGTFYGMNIVIPGSVNPGDKFVDYIPLAIISSLSAVGAGIMIYYFKKLGWINS; this is encoded by the coding sequence GTGGACTTTCCTCGATATATTAACGGATTGGAAACAATACATAATCAAAAGCTATTATGGGTTTATTTAGAAAAACCTACCCGAGAGAAGTTGGAAATGATATCCAAGAAATTTCCAATTCATGAACTCAACATGGAGGATTGTTTATCAAAAAATCAATTACCCAAAATTGATCGCTATGATGATCATGTGTTTGTTATACTTCAATTTCCTACAACTTCTAAGGAACAAACATCTCCCAGTTTTTCTCAATTGTCTTTTTTTGTCGGAAAGGATTATTTAATATCCATCACACAAGGTGATCTTCATCCCCTTTCTTCCCTATTTAGGAAATGTAAAGAAGGAAATGATTCTATTAGAAATAATTTGATGGGCGGGTCACCAGGATACCTTTTGCATTCTATCCTTGATACACTAGTAGATAACTTGTTACACATGCTGGTACGGATAATTGGAAAACTGGACGATATAGAAGATGAAGTGTTTGATGATAAGGTCGCAAACGCTAGAGACTTATCTATCCTAAGAAGAGAAATTACTACTCTGCGAAGAATCGTTTTACCTTTAAAAAGAATAATGATGGAAATTACTTCTAGAGATGTGAAGAGATTTTCTGAAGGAGTAGAGGAAGAAGATTTAATAGACTACTTTGATGATATCAATGACCATATTTCAAAAGTACTAGAAGCGCTTGATGAATCAAAAGAGACTATTGAAATTTATAAAGATACTGATAACATGCTAAATTCCGAGAAAACAAACAAGATCTTGAGCTTTCTTACTATCTTGTTCACCTTGTCTATACCTATTACGGTAGCTGGTACTTTTTATGGAATGAATATCGTAATTCCAGGAAGTGTGAATCCTGGTGACAAATTTGTTGATTATATACCCCTTGCAATCATATCTTCTCTATCAGCGGTAGGAGCAGGTATTATGATTTATTATTTCAAAAAACTAGGGTGGATCAACTCTTAA
- a CDS encoding AN1-type zinc finger domain-containing protein has protein sequence MDDQENNTTKCSLCNKVERLPFKCNYCKEYFCSDHRNPIVHSCPFLSTYNKKSQDTGFSHNRSSSYSTSWINVMQRMFRLKSSRTELLHLTIATVLVTCVGLSLNQYRTFSWQFLTIFISAFLVHELAHKFLAQYYGSWAEFRAEMYGLIITAISALPIMPFKFIAPGAVMVHLGDRQKFGRVALIGPATNLIMGFSFLLLSHISSDSNTHYFAIGASFNGWIAMFNLIPMGVLDGQKIFDWNKIVWGISMTAAMILFVIGYL, from the coding sequence ATGGACGATCAAGAAAATAATACAACTAAATGCTCTTTATGTAATAAAGTCGAAAGGCTTCCGTTCAAATGTAACTATTGCAAAGAATATTTTTGCAGTGATCATCGAAATCCCATAGTTCATTCATGTCCCTTTCTTTCAACTTACAACAAGAAAAGTCAGGATACGGGATTTTCTCACAATCGCTCTTCCAGCTATAGTACATCTTGGATTAACGTTATGCAGAGGATGTTTAGACTAAAAAGTTCGCGAACTGAGTTACTTCATCTAACCATAGCGACAGTATTGGTTACATGCGTTGGTCTATCTTTGAATCAATATCGGACATTTTCGTGGCAGTTTTTGACCATTTTCATTAGTGCTTTTTTAGTCCACGAATTGGCCCATAAGTTTCTAGCTCAATATTACGGTAGTTGGGCTGAATTTAGGGCTGAAATGTATGGATTGATAATAACTGCCATTTCGGCTCTCCCGATAATGCCATTTAAATTTATAGCACCAGGGGCAGTTATGGTTCATTTAGGAGATAGGCAGAAATTTGGAAGAGTCGCACTCATTGGGCCGGCAACTAATTTAATTATGGGATTTTCATTCCTTTTGCTATCCCATATTTCAAGCGATTCTAATACCCACTATTTTGCGATTGGGGCATCATTTAATGGCTGGATAGCAATGTTCAATTTAATTCCAATGGGTGTATTAGATGGCCAAAAAATCTTTGATTGGAACAAGATTGTCTGGGGGATTTCGATGACAGCTGCAATGATATTATTTGTTATTGGCTATCTATGA
- a CDS encoding DNA-3-methyladenine glycosylase family protein, with translation MVTISPLDILSKNDVRMAQIISSIGNYSIECHKDPFESLIKSIIYQQLAGKAANAIFERFITCYSQSFPSPKQILDTPPQFLRSNIGLSFKKIEYIMDLSNKILSDELNLENICKLADEEVIAELVKVKGIGIWTAKMFLIFHLNREDVFPESDLGIKRAIQIMYELPNLPTVEFIAEASSLWKPYRSIAAWYLWKSLDSFTTIG, from the coding sequence ATGGTAACGATAAGTCCATTAGACATCCTGTCAAAAAACGATGTGCGAATGGCGCAAATCATAAGTTCAATAGGCAACTATTCAATTGAATGTCATAAAGATCCCTTCGAGTCATTAATTAAATCCATAATTTATCAGCAACTAGCCGGAAAAGCAGCGAATGCGATTTTTGAGAGGTTCATAACATGTTATAGTCAATCATTTCCATCCCCGAAGCAAATTTTGGATACACCTCCCCAATTTCTGCGTTCAAACATTGGATTGTCGTTCAAAAAAATTGAATACATTATGGATTTGTCTAACAAGATTCTTTCAGATGAATTAAATTTGGAGAATATCTGCAAACTTGCAGACGAAGAAGTGATCGCTGAACTAGTGAAGGTTAAGGGAATTGGAATCTGGACTGCCAAAATGTTTTTGATTTTTCACTTAAATCGTGAAGATGTATTCCCTGAAAGTGACTTGGGAATAAAAAGGGCAATTCAAATTATGTACGAATTACCGAATCTTCCAACAGTTGAATTTATTGCAGAGGCATCATCATTATGGAAACCATATCGAAGTATAGCCGCCTGGTACTTGTGGAAATCACTAGACAGTTTTACTACCATAGGATAA